In Solobacterium moorei, a single genomic region encodes these proteins:
- a CDS encoding zinc metalloprotease HtpX: MDIWHRVGRIVRFSNLGTLLFFTLNILLIVAVFGSSGSIVELICIYFFTVAISLSPLGEMCLAAFAGASDIKRVDIKLRVVPLVQYVLDKAKENTSYCPKKVKVKIIHDPAPNAFALGRQTLCITDGLLLLSDDMILGILAHEIGHLSYGHTVIQLLIGGGNIFISGCLLLIKISYWIFSAIMGLFAICSRSGVMGIITAVFAGISTALSWLWVKFCMLFLMWSMRQNEYLADEFAYKIGFGLELATVLDQHISDVPHDGFLSAIYSTHPCNDDRVAALQNLGVPYSRY; the protein is encoded by the coding sequence ATGGATATTTGGCATCGTGTAGGCAGAATTGTTCGCTTCTCAAACTTAGGAACTCTTCTGTTCTTTACTCTTAATATTCTGCTGATTGTTGCTGTGTTCGGTTCGTCAGGAAGCATTGTTGAACTGATTTGTATTTACTTTTTCACAGTAGCTATCAGCTTATCCCCATTAGGCGAAATGTGCCTGGCTGCCTTCGCAGGAGCAAGCGATATAAAAAGAGTAGATATAAAACTTCGAGTTGTCCCGCTGGTTCAATATGTTTTAGATAAAGCAAAAGAGAACACATCATACTGTCCTAAAAAAGTGAAAGTGAAGATTATCCATGATCCTGCTCCAAATGCATTTGCTCTAGGTAGGCAAACACTATGCATAACTGACGGATTGCTTTTACTCTCCGATGATATGATACTTGGAATTCTCGCCCATGAGATCGGACATCTCTCATACGGACATACTGTTATCCAATTATTGATTGGCGGGGGCAATATATTTATATCCGGGTGCCTCCTGTTAATCAAAATATCCTACTGGATTTTTTCTGCAATCATGGGGCTGTTCGCAATATGCTCTCGTAGTGGTGTAATGGGTATAATTACCGCAGTTTTCGCAGGAATATCAACAGCACTTTCTTGGTTATGGGTAAAGTTCTGTATGCTTTTTCTGATGTGGTCTATGAGACAAAATGAGTATCTGGCTGATGAATTTGCTTATAAAATTGGTTTTGGTCTTGAATTAGCGACGGTATTAGACCAACATATCTCAGATGTTCCGCATGATGGTTTTCTCAGTGCAATATACTCAACTCATCCATGCAACGATGATAGGGTTGCAGCATTGCAAAATTTAGGTGTACCCTATTCTCGATACTAA